Proteins encoded together in one Telopea speciosissima isolate NSW1024214 ecotype Mountain lineage chromosome 6, Tspe_v1, whole genome shotgun sequence window:
- the LOC122664375 gene encoding pentatricopeptide repeat-containing protein At5g13770, chloroplastic — MAIFRSSDWSLTSLNCQRKTHSHTIISISKSLQFLSAPCSIRQSSLLNSSGYPAPVLEESSDNLKTIEYDLKFPDLQQSVTLDIQNLNDFLLGLCKDPRTAALAFKYYQKAKDHPQFRPEPLMLKLLIRYLLKSKNWSLISLLSQDFKALSVIPDSTTCSTLLDSCIRNRKFKVAKALLHIFESKDDVALSAFDSAMRSYNKLHMYRGTVIVFNQMQSVGIAPDSSCYCQAMEAYRKLGDTEKVVSLFNEFVKQDTLDSMPFSTRIYGILCDTLGKSGRAFEALEFFREMKKKGIGEDSSIYSSLMYAFASIREVRIAEELFQEAREKRMVKDPDLCLKLVLMYVEEGLMEKTLEVVKAMKETRISVSDCILCTIINGCVKKRGLKVALRIYKELISLGCEPGQVTYASLINICCRLGLYTEAEKVFSEMEQKGFDRCVVAYSNMVSMYGKLQRPRDAMRLVAKMKERGCEPNVWVYNSLIDMHGRVKNLRQVGKLWNEMKRRKVTPDKITYTSIISAYSKARDFDTCIKFYQEFRINGGKIDRALVGIMVGVFSKISRIDELIKLLLDMKSEGMELDWRLYKSAMNALRDAGFQVQVKWFEESFKPTEVKLLTAHRQLKTTVLERKATSAMQMVEEQDLPG; from the coding sequence ATGGCCATTTTCAGATCTTCCGACTGGTCTTTAACTTCACTTAATTGTCAGAGGAAAACCCACTCTCATACTATAATTTCAATCTCGAAATCCCTCCAGTTTCTCTCTGCTCCTTGCTCAATTCGTCAATCTTCCTTATTAAACTCCTCTGGGTATCCAGCTCCAGTTTTAGAAGAGTCTTCAGATAATCTAAAGACCATTGAATATGACCTCAAATTTCCAGATCTTCAACAATCTGTGACCCTGGATATTCAAAACCTGAATGATTTCTTACTTGGGTTATGTAAAGATCCTCGGACAGCAGCACTTGCATTCAAGTACTACCAGAAAGCAAAAGATCACCCCCAATTTAGACCAGAGCCATTGATGTTAAAGCTTCTTATCAGGTATTTACTCAAATCGAAGAACTGGAGCTTGATTTCCTTGCTTTCACAAGATTTTAAGGCCTTATCGGTGATTCCTGATAGTACTACATGTTCTACTTTGCTAGATAGTTGCATTAGGAACAGAAAATTCAAGGTTGCTAAAGCCTTGCTTCATATTTTTGAATcaaaggatgatgttgctcTTTCAGCATTCGATTCAGCAATGAGAAGCTATAACAAGCTCCATATGTATAGAGGCACAGTCATTGTGTTTAATCAGATGCAATCTGTTGGAATTGCGCCTGACTCGAGTTGTTATTGTCAGGCCATGGAAGCTTATAGGAAACTTGGTGACACCGAGAAAGTTGTTTCTCTGTTTAATGAATTTGTAAAGCAGGACACCTTGGATTCTATGCCCTTTTCTACTCGGATTTATGGAATCTTATGTGACACTTTGGGGAAATCAGGAAGGGCCTTTGAAGCTCTTGAGTTCTTcagagaaatgaagaaaaagggtATTGGAGAAGATTCCTCGATTTACTCCTCTCTGATGTATGCTTTCGCAAGCATTAGAGAGGTTAGAATAGCTGAAGAACTCTTCCAAGAagcaagagaaaaaagaatggtGAAAGATCCAGACTTGTGTCTGAAACTTGTTTTGATGTATGTAgaagaaggattgatggagaaaaccCTTGAAGTTGTAAAGGCAATGAAAGAAACCAGAATCAGCGTTTCTGATTGCATTCTCTGTACGATCATCAATGGTTGTGTGAAGAAAAGGGGGCTTAAGGTTGCATTGAGGATTTATAAAGAGCTGATCTCACTAGGGTGTGAACCAGGTCAAGTAACTTATGCTTCTCTTATTAATATCTGTTGCAGGCTAGGGCTCTATACCGAAGCTGAGAAGGTATTTTCTGAGATGGAACAAAAGGGATTTGATAGATGTGTTGTTGCTTATTCTAATATGGTTTCTATGTATGGGAAACTTCAGAGACCAAGGGATGCAATGAGGCTTGTGGCTAAGATGAAAGAGAGGGGGTGTGAGCCAAATGTTTGGGTTTACAATTCTCTCATTGATATGCATGGGAGAGTCAAGAATTTGAGGCAGGTAGGGAAGTTATGGAATGAGATGAAGCGAAGAAAAGTCACCCCTGATAAGATTACCTACACTAGCATTATAAGTGCATACAGTAAGGCCAGGGATTTTGATACATGTATAAAGTTCTACCAGGAGTTCAGGATTAATGGTGGCAAAATAGACCGGGCCTTGGTGGGGATCATGGTTGGGGTTTTCTCAAAGATCAGTAGGATTGATGAATTGATTAAGCTTTTGCTAGACATGAAGTCTGAGGGAATGGAGCTGGATTGGAGGCTGTACAAATCGGCCATGAATGCTCTGAGAGATGCTGGGTTTCAAGTTCAAGTGAAATGGTTTGAGGAGAGCTTTAAGCCAACAGAAGTTAAGCTGTTAACAGCCCATAGGCAATTAAAGACCACAGTGCTAGAAAGAAAAGCTACTTCAGCTATGCAGATGGTAGAGGAACAAGACCTTCCAGGGTAA
- the LOC122664376 gene encoding suppressor protein SRP40-like translates to MDSFCNQQNNHGIMVDGQEDDHNLDSISSSSSSSDVSSNSNSSSLSDFMDDATTTESSSSSASSSSSDQLSSNGPLYKMSSLMQQLPFKKGLSKYFEGKSQSFTSLSNVRSLEDLAKPENPYNKKLKSCKSYGGLSESHQQKPWVPRSCNNSKIISKKTSRGSCYAANMKRSNSFLGNSRPPARPQSTNSLIA, encoded by the exons ATGGATTCTTTCTGCAACCAACAAAACAACCATGGGATCATGGTTGATGGACAAGAAGATGATCACAATCTTgactccatttcttcttcttcttcttcttcagatgtTTCGAGTAACTCGAACTCGTCATCTCTATCTGATTTCATGGACGATGCAACGACAACGGAATCCTCATCGTCGTCggcttcatcttcttcatctgatCAACTCTCTAGCAATGGTCCTTTGTATAAGATGTCCTCTCTCATGCAACAACTCCCTTTCAA GAAAGGACTATCAAAGTATTTTGAAGGAAAATCACAGTCATTCACATCATTGTCAAATGTGAGGAGTTTAGAGGACCTGGCAAAGCCAGAGAACCCATACAACAAGAAACTCAAGTCCTGCAAGAGCTATGGAGGATTATCAGAAAGTCACCAGCAGAAGCCTTGGGTTCCCAGAAGCTGCAACAACTCAAAGATCATATCAAAGAAGACTTCAAGGGGTTCTTGTTATGCAGCAAATATGAAGAGGAGCAATAGCTTCTTGGGCAACAGCCGGCCTCCAGCCCGTCCACAGAGTACTAATAGTTTGATCGCTTGA